In a genomic window of Paraburkholderia acidiphila:
- a CDS encoding ATP-binding protein codes for MSGPTPFASSAARSCASWEERNQAYLVGEFAALRKRFADASPDYADAAASLSIEPSAPLDPPAAIDTLAQRCALSPFERALLLLCAGVEMDSTLAALCERASGQPERRAVTFALALAVLDEPHWSALAPSRPLRRLRLIEMEPGYGVTRAPLRIDERVLHYLAGVNQIDERLRAVLHRKTAPAWVAGEHAQIVRETACPLPGDEAARALHLWGDDPAGQEDVAAVLAHEAGVALYVLRHEDTPPPGDETEQFVRLWTRESLLQPAVLLLQWSDEPPGPAARQLSAGLPPALVIASREPLRLARAFEHVEVNKPGPTSQRQIWEAALGPRATQVDGILDDVAQQFRLSAEGIVAIGAATIGAFDAAPAAHGDEGENAEPGDPAQLRAKIWDACRALARPSLEGLAERIQPRAGWDDLVLPDLQREMLHELAMQSRHRMTVYETWGFAAKGRRGLGLSALFSGPSGTGKTLAAEVLANELALDLYRIDLSSVVSKYIGETEKNLKRAFDAAESGGVVLLFDEADALFGKRSEVRDSHDRYANIEVGYLLQRMESFQGLAILTTNLKTSIDKAFQRRLRFMIDFPYPDAAQREAIWSRIFPAGTPTRGLQPGRLANLNMAGGNIRNIALNAAFLAASSGEPVGMAHVLRATRMEAAKIDRPLAAVETRGWV; via the coding sequence ATGAGCGGCCCCACTCCATTCGCATCGTCCGCAGCACGCTCATGCGCGTCCTGGGAGGAGCGCAATCAGGCGTATCTCGTGGGCGAGTTCGCCGCGCTGCGCAAGCGCTTCGCCGACGCCTCACCGGACTATGCGGACGCAGCCGCCAGCCTGTCGATCGAACCGTCCGCGCCGCTCGACCCGCCCGCCGCCATCGACACGCTCGCGCAGCGCTGCGCGCTGAGTCCCTTCGAGCGCGCGCTGTTGCTGCTCTGCGCAGGCGTGGAAATGGACTCGACGCTTGCTGCGCTGTGCGAGCGGGCCTCGGGCCAGCCCGAACGCCGCGCCGTGACCTTCGCGCTCGCGCTGGCCGTGCTCGACGAGCCGCACTGGAGCGCGCTTGCTCCCTCGCGGCCGCTGCGGCGCCTGCGCTTGATCGAGATGGAACCCGGCTATGGCGTGACGCGAGCGCCGCTGCGTATCGACGAGCGCGTGCTGCACTATCTCGCGGGCGTGAACCAGATCGACGAACGGTTGCGAGCGGTACTCCATCGCAAGACCGCGCCTGCCTGGGTTGCCGGCGAACATGCGCAGATCGTGCGCGAAACGGCGTGTCCGCTGCCCGGCGACGAGGCGGCACGCGCGCTGCATCTATGGGGCGATGATCCAGCGGGCCAGGAGGACGTGGCGGCCGTGCTCGCGCACGAAGCGGGCGTGGCGCTGTACGTGCTGCGCCACGAAGACACGCCGCCGCCGGGCGACGAAACGGAGCAGTTCGTGCGTCTGTGGACGCGCGAGTCGTTGCTGCAGCCCGCCGTTCTCCTGCTGCAGTGGAGCGACGAGCCCCCCGGCCCCGCGGCGCGCCAACTGTCGGCCGGCCTGCCGCCGGCGCTCGTGATCGCGAGCCGGGAGCCGCTGCGGCTCGCGCGCGCGTTCGAGCATGTCGAAGTCAATAAGCCCGGCCCCACGAGCCAGCGGCAGATCTGGGAGGCCGCGCTCGGTCCTCGCGCAACGCAAGTGGACGGCATCCTCGACGACGTCGCGCAGCAGTTCCGGCTGAGCGCCGAAGGCATCGTCGCGATTGGCGCGGCGACCATCGGAGCGTTCGATGCCGCGCCCGCCGCCCATGGCGACGAAGGCGAAAACGCCGAGCCCGGCGACCCTGCGCAACTTCGCGCGAAGATCTGGGACGCTTGCCGCGCGCTCGCCCGCCCGAGCCTGGAGGGCCTCGCCGAACGCATCCAGCCGCGCGCCGGCTGGGACGACCTCGTGCTGCCGGATCTGCAGCGCGAGATGCTGCACGAGCTCGCCATGCAGTCGCGCCATCGCATGACGGTCTATGAGACCTGGGGGTTCGCCGCGAAGGGGCGGCGCGGCCTCGGCCTCTCCGCGCTCTTCTCGGGGCCGAGCGGAACGGGCAAGACGCTCGCCGCCGAGGTGCTCGCGAACGAGCTTGCGCTCGATCTCTACCGAATCGACCTTTCTTCGGTGGTGAGCAAGTACATCGGCGAGACGGAGAAGAACCTCAAGCGCGCGTTCGACGCCGCGGAAAGCGGCGGTGTCGTGCTGCTTTTCGACGAAGCGGACGCGCTCTTCGGCAAGCGCTCCGAAGTCAGGGACAGCCACGACCGCTACGCGAATATCGAAGTGGGCTATCTGCTCCAGCGCATGGAGAGTTTCCAGGGCCTCGCGATCCTCACGACCAACCTGAAGACATCGATCGACAAGGCATTCCAGCGGCGCCTGCGTTTCATGATCGACTTTCCGTATCCCGATGCGGCGCAGCGCGAGGCCATCTGGTCGCGCATCTTCCCGGCGGGCACCCCCACCCGCGGCCTGCAGCCAGGCCGCCTCGCCAACCTGAATATGGCGGGCGGCAACATCCGCAATATCGCGCTGAACGCCGCATTTCTCGCGGCCAGCAGCGGCGAGCCGGTGGGTATGGCGCACGTGCTGCGCGCCACGCGCATGGAAGCCGCGAAGATCGACCGGCCGCTCGCCGCCGTGGAAACGAGGGGATGGGTATGA
- a CDS encoding LysM domain-containing protein produces the protein MSYPLQAMTRLGVVPPVTFPTDSRYCGYGTLQYTAPDGQCVAYLARRIVPQPGAPNFATINQYTVHQQDRLDLIAAKYLGDPLLFWLICDANGAIAPHELVATPGRVLAITTPQGVPGANSA, from the coding sequence ATGAGCTATCCGCTCCAGGCCATGACGCGGCTCGGCGTGGTGCCGCCCGTCACGTTCCCCACCGATAGCCGCTACTGCGGTTACGGCACGCTGCAATACACCGCGCCCGACGGCCAGTGCGTTGCGTATCTCGCGCGGCGCATCGTGCCGCAGCCTGGCGCGCCGAACTTCGCGACGATCAACCAGTACACCGTGCATCAGCAGGACCGGCTCGATCTCATTGCTGCGAAGTACCTCGGCGACCCGCTCCTGTTCTGGCTGATCTGCGACGCGAACGGCGCGATCGCGCCGCACGAACTGGTCGCCACGCCAGGCCGCGTGCTCGCCATCACCACGCCGCAAGGCGTGCCGGGAGCCAACAGTGCTTAA
- a CDS encoding eCIS core domain-containing protein, with protein MSSAAFALDTDTAASSRSRAQTSGLRVSKPGDALEAEADRVAERVMNGTRLPEWSLAASGFGTIQRQPVTGAAEPPAPKAAHGADILGTLAQAFLETATGRRIVQMLKDDPAVKATQDFVSTPGGIVVTGAAALGAVTALAAAHKPLPVGIPDIPLDRVHPGLSLHVSVEGPLNHPTSAMLTLSFHGKASAKHGGSTAAAHAPTSPAAHPGGAAQKPDALSDAVNAWTMRRLMAIGRPDKGGAPQTGHAAQPGSGAATATPALRLPAFESPLKPKPPTLLDKTLELKPIAAPSGAQALTHATDAETKKREDLPVQRKAERAVETEADFSQVVLALNSPSRPLDRETRRFMESRIGFDFARVRVHTDARAAASAKTLGAKAYTVGDDVVFAQGRYAPASTEGRRLLAHELAHVVQQSGPQRRHQRLMHAAPRQVQRSWDISLPSLKEWVASKVRTQPVYPLICFVLGKDPISGAPFNRTAQSLVEAILKLVPQGQQVLDRLKEVVAAFQRAYDWLTAEFEQLKLNEDYFLDVFKRAKDAFLSGSFGDAEQILREPFDKLVLLASRAIHKAMECVVEAALETIGASGIIEVFRKGRDTIKLILADPGAFIGHLIDAVKAGVGQFGKNILDHLKEGLVQWLFGEIKITLPKTLNPAGIVSMILSVLGLTYSKFKQRLIEALGEPAVQFLETTFEVVKAIYVNGLGAAADLILSKAKDLADSVMNAVRDWVVTKLVVAGVEKVAGMFTPLTGLINVITIVYKVVDFFIEKAKALQALVTSVVDSVSEVANGNIEKAANAIEQAMATSIPLVLRFLAGVLGLGNVSEQVRKTIKSIEEKVTGAVNKVFDFIIEKGRALWEQGKGAFTYVVDWWKKPVPVTVGGEAHELTVEGDAGHHEIMVHSDKSPLRLFLKDVNASKQETDAILALAQQVNWRQGPRDKLNPTEVKAQEALAELAKRLGNLKSVNAAPKAPKPDYSGTHRFGGGLKVAAYLSADHEVGSEPDRSHDPPIWTDLGTELLERKSYVRGHLLSMRLGGQGVWKNMMPITNSTNQAMERRVERDLKKAIGTGKRYLRYTVQAQYADTPVKPKSPESAEARLVKLSWTVKPAKYEDGKFKVDSGPLLDEKGKQMDIDASNSLDPTAASQSA; from the coding sequence GTGAGCAGCGCCGCGTTCGCGCTCGATACCGATACGGCCGCGTCGTCGCGCTCGCGCGCGCAAACGAGCGGCCTGCGCGTGAGCAAGCCCGGCGACGCTCTCGAAGCCGAAGCGGACCGCGTAGCCGAACGTGTGATGAACGGCACGCGCCTGCCCGAGTGGTCGCTGGCGGCATCGGGCTTCGGCACGATCCAGCGGCAGCCGGTGACCGGCGCAGCGGAGCCGCCTGCCCCTAAGGCGGCGCACGGCGCGGATATCCTCGGCACGCTCGCGCAGGCGTTTCTCGAAACCGCGACCGGCCGGCGCATCGTGCAAATGCTCAAGGACGATCCCGCCGTCAAGGCCACACAGGATTTCGTCTCGACACCCGGCGGCATTGTCGTGACGGGCGCGGCCGCGCTCGGCGCGGTCACGGCGCTCGCCGCCGCGCACAAGCCGCTCCCCGTGGGCATACCGGACATACCGCTGGACCGGGTGCATCCGGGCCTCTCGCTGCACGTGAGCGTCGAGGGGCCGCTCAATCACCCCACGTCGGCGATGCTCACCCTGAGCTTCCACGGCAAAGCGAGCGCGAAGCACGGCGGCAGCACGGCCGCCGCGCACGCGCCGACCTCGCCAGCCGCGCACCCCGGCGGCGCAGCGCAAAAGCCCGACGCGCTGAGCGACGCGGTGAATGCATGGACGATGCGGCGGCTCATGGCGATCGGCCGTCCCGACAAAGGCGGCGCCCCGCAGACCGGGCACGCCGCGCAGCCGGGCAGCGGCGCCGCAACGGCGACGCCCGCACTGCGTCTGCCCGCCTTTGAGTCGCCGCTCAAGCCGAAGCCGCCCACGCTGCTCGACAAGACGCTGGAACTCAAGCCGATTGCGGCGCCGTCCGGGGCGCAGGCGCTCACGCACGCCACCGACGCCGAAACGAAGAAACGCGAAGATCTGCCCGTACAGCGCAAGGCCGAGCGCGCGGTCGAAACCGAAGCCGACTTCTCGCAGGTCGTGCTCGCGCTCAACTCGCCAAGCCGCCCGCTCGATCGCGAGACGCGCCGCTTCATGGAAAGCCGCATCGGGTTCGACTTCGCCCGCGTGCGCGTGCATACCGACGCGCGCGCCGCCGCGTCCGCCAAAACGCTGGGCGCGAAGGCCTACACCGTGGGCGACGACGTGGTGTTCGCACAAGGGCGTTATGCGCCGGCATCGACTGAAGGGCGGCGCCTGCTCGCCCACGAGCTGGCCCACGTCGTCCAGCAAAGCGGCCCGCAGCGCCGGCACCAGCGGCTCATGCACGCGGCGCCGCGCCAGGTTCAGCGCTCCTGGGATATCAGTCTGCCCAGCCTGAAAGAGTGGGTCGCCTCCAAGGTGCGCACGCAGCCGGTCTATCCGCTGATCTGCTTCGTGCTCGGCAAGGACCCGATAAGCGGCGCGCCGTTCAACCGCACGGCGCAGAGCCTCGTGGAAGCCATTCTCAAGCTCGTTCCGCAAGGGCAGCAGGTCCTCGATCGGCTCAAGGAGGTCGTCGCGGCCTTCCAGCGCGCGTACGACTGGCTGACCGCCGAGTTCGAGCAACTGAAGCTCAACGAAGACTATTTTCTCGACGTGTTCAAGCGCGCCAAGGACGCCTTCCTGAGTGGCTCGTTCGGCGATGCCGAGCAGATCCTGCGCGAGCCGTTCGACAAACTGGTGCTGCTGGCCTCGCGGGCGATCCACAAGGCGATGGAATGCGTCGTGGAGGCCGCGCTGGAAACCATCGGCGCGAGCGGCATCATCGAGGTATTCCGCAAGGGCCGGGATACCATCAAGCTGATCCTCGCGGACCCGGGTGCCTTCATCGGCCACCTGATCGACGCCGTGAAGGCGGGCGTGGGGCAGTTCGGCAAGAACATCCTCGATCACCTCAAGGAAGGCCTCGTCCAGTGGCTGTTCGGGGAGATCAAGATCACGCTGCCGAAAACACTCAATCCGGCCGGCATCGTGAGCATGATCCTCAGCGTGCTGGGCCTCACCTACAGCAAGTTCAAGCAACGCCTGATCGAGGCGCTAGGCGAGCCCGCCGTGCAGTTCCTCGAAACGACCTTCGAGGTGGTGAAGGCCATCTACGTGAACGGTCTGGGCGCGGCGGCCGACCTGATCTTGAGCAAGGCGAAAGATCTGGCCGACTCGGTCATGAATGCGGTGCGCGATTGGGTCGTGACGAAACTGGTCGTCGCGGGCGTGGAGAAGGTAGCGGGCATGTTCACGCCGCTCACCGGGCTGATCAACGTCATCACGATTGTCTACAAGGTCGTCGACTTTTTCATCGAGAAGGCGAAGGCGCTCCAGGCGCTCGTTACCTCCGTCGTCGATTCGGTCTCCGAAGTGGCGAACGGCAACATCGAGAAAGCCGCCAATGCGATCGAACAGGCCATGGCCACGTCGATTCCGCTCGTGCTGCGTTTTCTCGCCGGCGTGCTGGGCCTCGGCAACGTGAGCGAGCAGGTGCGCAAGACGATCAAGAGCATCGAGGAGAAAGTCACCGGCGCGGTCAATAAGGTCTTCGACTTCATTATCGAAAAAGGCCGGGCGTTGTGGGAGCAAGGCAAAGGCGCGTTCACCTATGTGGTCGACTGGTGGAAGAAGCCCGTGCCCGTGACGGTGGGCGGCGAAGCGCACGAGCTGACCGTGGAAGGCGACGCGGGGCATCACGAAATCATGGTTCACAGCGACAAGTCTCCCCTGCGCCTGTTCCTCAAGGACGTGAACGCCAGCAAGCAGGAGACGGATGCGATTCTGGCGCTGGCGCAGCAGGTGAACTGGCGTCAGGGGCCGCGAGACAAGCTCAACCCCACGGAAGTCAAGGCGCAGGAAGCCCTCGCCGAACTGGCGAAGCGGCTCGGCAACCTGAAGTCCGTCAATGCGGCGCCCAAAGCGCCGAAGCCGGACTACTCCGGGACTCACCGCTTCGGCGGCGGCCTGAAAGTCGCCGCGTATCTGAGCGCGGACCACGAGGTGGGCTCCGAACCGGACCGCAGCCACGATCCGCCGATCTGGACCGACCTCGGCACCGAGTTGCTCGAGCGCAAGAGCTACGTCCGCGGACACCTGTTGAGCATGCGGCTCGGTGGCCAAGGCGTATGGAAGAACATGATGCCGATCACGAACAGCACCAACCAGGCCATGGAACGGCGCGTCGAACGCGATCTCAAGAAAGCGATCGGCACGGGCAAGCGCTACCTCCGTTACACCGTGCAAGCGCAATACGCCGATACGCCCGTCAAGCCAAAAAGCCCCGAAAGCGCGGAAGCGCGCCTCGTGAAGCTGAGCTGGACAGTCAAGCCCGCGAAATACGAAGACGGGAAATTCAAAGTGGATTCCGGGCCGCTGCTGGACGAAAAAGGTAAGCAAATGGACATCGACGCGAGCAATTCACTCGACCCCACGGCGGCCTCCCAGAGTGCTTGA